aattccatgcaatattCATCCGTTGCCCAAGAATTTCCTTCTAAAATCCAAAaggttgaaaatttaaatttattttaagaggtaattttaagtttaaacgaacagtttgaaatatttcccgtggaattttagaatggtttcctacgatatttttaaatatctgtttcaaatttggagcGATTTCCacattctaaagaaatttccgaataattttcgatggaaattatgaagaattttcagtTGGAATTTTGGtaaatttctcgtaaaaatttcgaataaatttataaaaactttcttacaaaaattgcaaatattttatttgtggaaactcaaagagtttttggtggaaAATGGTGGAAAAAAGAATTTGTATTCGAACTCCCAAATAAATTGCTGTAAATTTTCTAATAATTTTTCATGGACATTCCGAAACGCTCATATGtctaaagaattcctcgcgaaaattccgaagaattaccgAAATTAAGAAAAGTTTCCCAGGGACTTCCTATGAAAACTCCAGTTGAAATTCTGAAGGGTTCCTCAtgaaaatttcggagaattccttacaAGTTTTAAAGAATGTAaattcaaatgaccttttctttgatattcaaaaatgcttcctttgtaaattccaaagatttttccgttgaagtacgacataatttcccgtgaaaattctcaAGAATCACCTGTCATTTCCatagaagttcctgccgaaaatcaaaagatattctagTAGAATTTGCAATAAATTCAGagcggaaataaaaaaaaatcaaggttTTTATAGAACActtcggagaattttcctgctcaacttAGAAGATTTTCCAGGTGAAATCAatgatagttttaagccgtagttcaccaaaaaaaaccttaaaaatcAAACATGTGAACTTCCCACAAAGCTGCTGCATAAattgttattaaaaaaaagtctacgtggacttttggtataccccccaTCCTCCatcgtagactaacgtagactttttcgaaacaccccttcgtagactaacgtagactttttcgaaacacgccctcaagagtctacgtggtttatggacagccccctactgaccgacccaactgaccagctgaaatatttttttttcgtgattttcgtgaagcccataatatatattttttttaatttgacatatatattgaatgagctagttccaacattttttgattgtagcttgtaagtttaatttttggtgtcttgttgaagttcattccgtaaagtgtctcctgaaatttggttaaacttttttgggaaagattcgaaaagatctggtattatatattaaaatctatttttttgtctactttccgaTGGTTAGTATGGTGAATTGCGCATAGCTGCGCCAAAGCGGGAAATTGACTGgtgcaatgttagaatgaggacgctgtctttgttctagatcctagggcttgggcttgcggaagcccttggataacataaagtatgtcggataacaattttaacctcaaaatgaattcaacgtttcaaaattactctgtggtgaagttttgaacgcaatctcaggttttgtctGGGATTTGTATGAGGGCCCGCTACTGTGCGCTGgtttgagcacttcgaacaacatTTCCAAATGCTAGGTGAAAATCGAGATTTCTACCAAGGACTATCTTCACATCATGAAACTCTTGATTAATGGACAGGAACACAGGAATGCAAAAGTCTAAAGGGGTACCAAGGGCAccaatcaagaaaaaaatagattATTGAAATCCACTTACCGACACAGCTGTTCAATCTTGAAGTGCCGCACCGCCAACGTGTGATCCCAGTTAACGGCCGTCAGTGCGTCCCTAGCTTCCTGCTCATTACCTTCCTCACCCAGTTCGGCCATCAAAGCCGCCACCTGTTGCTCCTGTTGAGCTAACCGACCCAGTCGCCTCTGGATCTGTTGAGCGGACAGCGGTGCCGCCGGGGCTGCCCGGATCGGCTTCAGTAGATCATCGCAGGATACCTCATCGTAAATCGCAGGTTGTTGCTGCTGCAATTGACTGACGTTGTTGTAGATCTGTTGCTGATGATGTTGTTGCTGTTGAGGAGGCACCCGTTCGTAGTAAGATGCAGGAGTGGCTGCAACTATGTCGTAGATATCGCTTCCAATAGTCGAATAAACGTCGTTGCCATTGAATGCACTATTGTAAACAGTCGGCACTGGAGCTGGTTGAGGAACAGCGGAGGACTGCTGTTGTAGCTGTTGAGCAATTAGGTTGATAGAATTGACATTCGGACTGGAGCCATATAATCGGGTGTCGTTCTGGATTCGTGACAGGGGCCGGTTGGAAACCGCCACGAAATTATGAGTTTTCTGGGTAGACTGAGCGGGTAGATTTCCATAAGTAAGTTCAGTGTTGCTTAACGAGGTGGCACCATTGCGTTCCATCCACATTTGAGTTACCACGCTGGTGGTGTCAGCTGACTGCTCGTTATTTTGTTTCTTCGGTGAGAGCATGCTTTGCGTGCTTTCGTAGTTTCTTCGTTGGAAGCTTTCGGATGCGGCGACGGCTGAGTTGTTCGCATAAATTTGATACAAGTTTGCGTTCAAGTTCTTGCTTGCACCGGCGCCCATGTCGTTTCCGCTGTTGGCGTAAATAGAAGCGCTGCTTTCGTACTTGGAGAACGAACTCATCAGGTTGGTTATGTGATTCACTGATCCATCCTTAGAGTTCGATTTGGCAACGTAAGCTTGTGAATGGTTCACGCTGTTAGTATCATTTTTGTAGATATCCTTTTCTAATTCTGCTAGAAAAGCTTTATCAAGCTTTTTAGGAGTCAAATTTAACACACTTGGATCGGTGCTGTCCAATGTAAGGCTACTCAAGTTAACATCTAGAGAATCGCTTAATCCTTGAGCACTTCCATACGAACTTCCGGATGTGTTTGGCCCAGAGGAATTCATGTTGGCAATCATAGAACTGGACAGTTGTTCTAAATCAGTAACTTTGCCGTAATTTGAATCAATCTTCGATATAGCTCCTCTATTCACATTGCCATAGACGGCAGCGGATGTCGACGGTATGTTATGATCTGCACCCTCCAAAGTTTGTTGCCTCTTGATGGAAGACATCAAATCCCTAGCGCTTACGATACTGGAGGGACCACTCTCGTAATCCGATGTTACGTTGGGTACGATTTGATTGGATGGACTTTCCATGGTAAATGCTGATCTTGTGTCGAATGGATCCGGCTCAGGGCTTACTCCATCCAATGTCATAGTATTGGTATACTTTGGAGGCATTTGATACGGTGGGGGTTGCAGCCGGATAGGATGTTCTTCGTCGAGCACTTGACCGACCACGTGATGATGTTGAGTATGGTGGTTTAGATCTTGCTGTTGATCACCCTCCGTCGGTACATCGATAGGTTCATCCAAAATGCTAGTAAACTGGCGGTTGTGTGATCCCATCGAAACCGGTGGACTAGCGACAGAACCAGAGTCATCGCCCGGCGATGATAGGTCAATAAGAACACCTTCGGCTGATCCTTGAGGAAGATTGTGCGGTTGAGGGGGCCGCAAGGGCCGATTTTTGCTATCCTTAACCAATTGTTGTTGCTTCTGCTGGTTGAGTTTGTGATGATTTTCGTTGACAAGTTTGTTGTAGGAAAACTGTTTCTGGGCGTTGCTTTTACGTTCCTTGGCGTACTGCTCTGAGATACATTTTCCTCGACGATCAGTATTCAAGGTGTTATTCTTGCCTGGTAAGTAAGATatgaattttaatgtttgaagaATATTATTGTGATCATCAGAAATTACCTCGCAGTTTCACTTCTTCGTTCATTTCAAGCGTGCTGGGGTTACCCCAGCATGCCCCAAAGGCAGCCCCATGGGCTGTGTGACGGAATGAGTCATGTAGCGGACGACTGATGGTTCCCGATCCACCACGGTGCTTGGACGAATCAATGGCTACATTCCTAAAACAAAAAACTAGGGTTATTTCTAATAAAAACACTGGACGACAAaatcagaagatttttttttattcgtaaagCATCTGTAGTTCTTGACCTCTGAAATTGATTGATTACTGGCGTTCGTTGTTTGATTGGAAAAATTTCAAGATTATTTAGTCATAAAGTAAGAAAAGGTTCATCGCTTTAACGGCGCTGAAGTTACTTGCATAtttgcatgattgcatgttTATATAAGTTTAAATACTAAGTTATTAAAATAATCTAAGTAACcaaaatcaacccagcatgGCCATACAAGTATTTTTAGTCATTCTGTATTACGTGCAGTTCAAATTAGTTTAATGCAGATGTCCTAAACTCTCTAAGTTATTCTGAAGTTCATATCAATTGGTATACAAGATCAACTACGCCTGGTATGCAATCGAAATCGTAATTGACTTTAAATTTAATTCTGTCTAATCTATCACTTACCGAGGAAAGATTCCAATTTCAAAAGTGCGCTGATTTTGACCTTTCACGAACTGCAACTCTGGCCGATCATCGATTACACATATGGAATCGCCTTGTTCCACAGTCAATCGACTTTCAGCCTTGTAATTCATCACTGCCCGATATATCGAAGGACTCGTGCCAGATAGGAACTCCCTGAAAAAGCATAACACATAGTTTTTAAGATGTGAATAGAAATAAATGCGAATCATCAATGACTTACTTAATAGCAGCAAACGTCGGTCGCTCCGCCGGTGTTTTATCCCAACACTGTAACATCAGCTGGTACACATCCGGTGGACATGCATCTGGATGATGCAACCGCTCGCCCTCGCGATCAATCTTTCGCAGTATCTGCGATCCATTCAGCCCTACCCAGGGGTCTTCCCCGAAAGTGAACATCTCCCACAGCGTCACCGCGAACATCCAAGTATCGGATGCATGACTGAACTGCCGGTACCGCAACGACTCCGGAGCGCACCAAGGAAAGGGAACTTTCTTATGCTCGGTCATCACGTAACAATCCTCCTGCTGTGGAAGCGCTCGCATCAACCCGAAATCTCCGATCTTAATTTTATTCCCCGATGCCAATAACACGTTTCTACAAGCCAAATCCCTGTGCAAAAATCTCTTACTCTCCAAATACGCCATCCCGGTGGCAACCTGAACGGACCAGTTCCAAATGGTCGTCAGCGATGTATTCTTACACTGCTTACGCAGTGTATCCAGGAGGGAACCATTTGATGCCAGTTCAGTGACCATCATCATTGGCTGCGATAGCACCACACCATGCAATCTAACTAAATTCGGATGATTCAAGGCATGCATCGCTTGAACCTCCTTGAAAAAATCTTCTATCACACCGGGTTGTGCCAGAGTGTCAGCTTTCAAAATCTTCACAGCCACCGGAACGATCTGCCCGCCAGGGGCGTTCCATTCGCCTCGTCGAACAACTCCAAATGATCCGTCCCCTAATTTAATTGACATGGTTACATCTTTTTCGTGGATCAAACAAGTCAACGCTAGAGCCGATGGCTCTTCGGACTCCCTTGCAACGGCAGTCTTTTTCTGAGGTTGCTGCTTTCCTCCACCGATCAGTTTCGAGAGGATGTTCCGTCGCCACTGTTGCGCTTTACGTTTTTTCACCGCTTCCATCAAGCGCCGGATGCCGGGTTTGCCCAGTCCGATCTTTTCCAGATCGTCCACGTGGACATAGTCGAAGTGTGCCAGTCGGGTTATTTGCAGTTCGTCTCGTATCCGTGGCAGGAACTGCTCCAGCTGGACGTCcaccagcagttcctccagCCAGAGGGTGTCCGGGTCGGACATTTTTTACGGCGTGTATAAATTATCTGAAAGGAGAAATGATATACTGTTAGAGTGGAACAAAGTGTTTAAGGTACAAGATCATTCAGTGTTAATGGTATGGGGTGACAATAGTCTTGAtttactgtcaaaatttcaatcgcatgaaaagcccagctaaaatgtatgaaattcataataacatcTTAAGCTCGTCCTTCTCGGTTATTTTGGCAACTGAAAccagctgggatgaaagcgtgAATAGTGAAGAATTTTTTGGAAGCAGCTTTAACATATTCAGGGACGATCGCGATTtcttagaataaaaaaaagtcttgcggtggagttctaatcgcaatctgtagcaattttgattcagaaataataactacaaaaaaatataagaacttTGAGTATGTTTGGGTGAAATCTAACATTGCAGGAGAAACCCATGTTTTCTCCTCTGTGTATTTCCCACCGGAACATGCGCAAACAACATCTTATGAAAGTTTTTTAAAAACTGCAGAAGAAATTTTATCGGGACTTCCAAAGTACATATTTACGGAGACTTTAACCAACGCACCGTTGACTTTATTCCGGATTCAGAGAACGAACAAATTCTACTTCCAGTCGCTGGGGAAATGAAACACTTATGTTTATATTTGACAGAACTGCTAGCCTAGGACTTAACCAAAtcaatcacattaaaaatcaacagaactgttaccttgatctcctactaaccaatattcaagaagatttctgtgtgactaaatcattgaatcccttatggaaaaacgaaacattccacacggcaatcgaatactctgtgttcgttcatgaatataaaaaacccagcgactgtgactttgaagaagtccttgaataccataaagcaaactatgacagcataagacataagctaagtagattcaactggaagcaaattttagagaatgaaggtaatatagaatcttccgttgatgtttataacattattttgatattattattgacgaggtcccaaaaagaagaaaacgacggagcggaaattcaaaatatccaatttggtacaataggcaaataaaaaatttaaagaatcgcaaacaaaaattacataaaacttacaagctagacaagacgaatgaaaatttggaaaaatatttgaacatctgcgatcaattaaaattagcaattgatgtagcatttgaagaacacaacacgaaaacagaaaacgaaataaagtcatgtccaaagaacttcttcaattacgtaaaatcaaaattaaaatcagacaattttccgtcaaccatgtatttagacgaacgcgtcggtaattgctcggaagatatctgtaatctttttggagatttcttccaagaaatatacaccaccttttcggaacaagatcgcgacctagatttttttgcgcctatcccagaattcgctagggatatcggtgttaatcagatcatggtGAACGATATTCTAAACGAAAAAtttagatgcatctaaaggccctggtcctgatggtattccaccgatatttatgaagagtctggctaaagagctgactgcacctttgttttggctcttcagattgtcattggaatccggaaattttcccagggtatggaaaagctcctatcttgtgcctatcttcaaatcaggcaaaaatctgacattcgtaattaccgtggaatagccattatctcttgcattcccaaactttttgaatccattatcaatgaaaattattttctcaacttaaaaacagaattacgaataagcagcatggcaaaggtcgctctaccgctacaaatttaatagaattcattgactattctcttaatgcaatggataatggtaactacgtggaagctctatacactgactttagcaaggcgtttgatcgtattgacattccaatgttactcttcaaattgcaaaaaattggaattgagccaggactccttagatggcttgaatcttatctcacagaccggcaacaaataataaaatttaacggaaagaaatccaatcccattcaagtcacttcaggagttccacaaggctctcatcttgccctcttttatttatattatatgtaaatgtcattaccttcattctcaaaaatataaagattttaatttatgccgatgacataaagctatttatggaaataaaaaatgaagacgacataatcatattccagaatgaaatacacatgttctatacatggtgcagaaaaagcctattgcaactgaatgttaagaaatgcaacataatatcattcagcagaaaaagaataacaccaaatacacaaattgtattAGGGAACTAGAAAGAAAAGTAGAAAGACAcgaaagagttagggatttaggagtgattttagattcgaaactaactcttgttgatcactataacacaatcatccacaaagctaataatatgctaggctttatcaagcgtttttgcttcaactttcaggatccctacacaatcaaaacactatatatttcatatgtacgatctatactggaatattgtagcattgtatggtcgccttatacaaccacacatgaagaaagaatagagtcagtacaaaacaatttctattatacgctcttcgtaaattaggttgtacgtcatttcctcttccatcttatgaagcacgttgtatgcttacaaacatacaaacattgaaagagcgtcgagaattggcaacggtttcatttgttaacgatatagtttctcaacgtgttgattcaactgaatttttatcaaaatcaaatttttacataccttctcggcaacttcgacatagaacattatttttagccaaccactgccgaacaaattacgccaaattttgacctctcaaccgaatgatgtAAACAGcccactgcgaaactattgacttaacaatgtctcggcataacattagacagtTTTTAataacaaacattacaaattcagcaatataaattcaaaatcaaattatacatcactttactaaaaaaaacctattatttaattatactatagcattacaaaaacaaacatgtatatgtatatgtactagtctacgttggttgacgaaataaaataaataaataaatatccgaaaggcaaatccgcgccgactaaaataaCTGTACCAAGAGAAATTCAAGGCTATTGTtagttaattatttttttcttctttattgaaGAGGCTTTCAGtccttggctggttcacctctggaTATGTTAGTTAAATTTGAACCGACtgcatctatatatataaaaaccaatctatgtatgtatgttcgctaactacttctgaaccactaggccgaatccacccaaatttggtacacacgttctctatcctcaggggaagttaacaaagggggtgggagggtcatttaggaaggggggaggggttttgtttagaaaacgaacaattatgtgtaactttcatctcccaggaccgatttcaaccaaattttgtacacatattcactataaggaaacaatcatatgagagattttgggaaaggggaggggtctggagggagggtattgttcagaaaacgggtaatttagagtaaattctgaacccctgcaccgatttcaaccaaatttgatacacacattttctaccctaaagaaaatataacaaagggggtggggcggtcattgtaaaaagagggagggtatgggggggaggggttgtctttataaaacgagcaattcagtgttactcccaacttccagtacccatatcaaccaaatattgtacacgtattcactaagagaagtcgatcacatggaagtgtaatttgggaaagagggaggggtctgggggagggtattgttcagaaaacaggcaattcagtgtttcttttgaacccctggaccgctttcatccaaatttggtacacacattctctatcctaaggagaaaataacaaagggtgggatgatcattgggaaaagggagggtaagggaagggttgtctttagaaaaagagcaattcagtgtaacacccaactcccaggaccaatttcagccaaatttggtgcacacattttctattctaaggagaagataacaaagaaggtgggagggtcattttggaaaagggaaagttatggggggaagggttgtctttaaaaatgagcaattcagtgtaactcccaggataaattccaaccagatttggtacacttattctctattttggaagatgtttattgaaaaggtagggccaaacaaagatataaaaatatattgatacaaaggttcaattctatgagcggtagatctacctctgtgggtttcgtgctacagcattggacattttaattctataatttacttttcagtccctagcaaagccggatacatatagctattagctatctatatatctcggatacttattcaacgtatgtgacgtatgtgattttgtaaacaaaaatttaaacgttgatttctgcaatctgatagcactcccacgcaaactatcgccacatacaggtagggggaggtttcggctacatgttcgttgtattggtttgcgtgggagtgtcatcatatttgacaaatcgacgtatgcatctttgtttacaaaatcacatacgtcgttttgaataagttgccgagatatata
The nucleotide sequence above comes from Armigeres subalbatus isolate Guangzhou_Male chromosome 3, GZ_Asu_2, whole genome shotgun sequence. Encoded proteins:
- the LOC134225697 gene encoding activated Cdc42 kinase Ack, with the protein product MSDPDTLWLEELLVDVQLEQFLPRIRDELQITRLAHFDYVHVDDLEKIGLGKPGIRRLMEAVKKRKAQQWRRNILSKLIGGGKQQPQKKTAVARESEEPSALALTCLIHEKDVTMSIKLGDGSFGVVRRGEWNAPGGQIVPVAVKILKADTLAQPGVIEDFFKEVQAMHALNHPNLVRLHGVVLSQPMMMVTELASNGSLLDTLRKQCKNTSLTTIWNWSVQVATGMAYLESKRFLHRDLACRNVLLASGNKIKIGDFGLMRALPQQEDCYVMTEHKKVPFPWCAPESLRYRQFSHASDTWMFAVTLWEMFTFGEDPWVGLNGSQILRKIDREGERLHHPDACPPDVYQLMLQCWDKTPAERPTFAAIKEFLSGTSPSIYRAVMNYKAESRLTVEQGDSICVIDDRPELQFVKGQNQRTFEIGIFPRNVAIDSSKHRGGSGTISRPLHDSFRHTAHGAAFGACWGNPSTLEMNEEVKLRGKNNTLNTDRRGKCISEQYAKERKSNAQKQFSYNKLVNENHHKLNQQKQQQLVKDSKNRPLRPPQPHNLPQGSAEGVLIDLSSPGDDSGSVASPPVSMGSHNRQFTSILDEPIDVPTEGDQQQDLNHHTQHHHVVGQVLDEEHPIRLQPPPYQMPPKYTNTMTLDGVSPEPDPFDTRSAFTMESPSNQIVPNVTSDYESGPSSIVSARDLMSSIKRQQTLEGADHNIPSTSAAVYGNVNRGAISKIDSNYGKVTDLEQLSSSMIANMNSSGPNTSGSSYGSAQGLSDSLDVNLSSLTLDSTDPSVLNLTPKKLDKAFLAELEKDIYKNDTNSVNHSQAYVAKSNSKDGSVNHITNLMSSFSKYESSASIYANSGNDMGAGASKNLNANLYQIYANNSAVAASESFQRRNYESTQSMLSPKKQNNEQSADTTSVVTQMWMERNGATSLSNTELTYGNLPAQSTQKTHNFVAVSNRPLSRIQNDTRLYGSSPNVNSINLIAQQLQQQSSAVPQPAPVPTVYNSAFNGNDVYSTIGSDIYDIVAATPASYYERVPPQQQQHHQQQIYNNVSQLQQQQPAIYDEVSCDDLLKPIRAAPAAPLSAQQIQRRLGRLAQQEQQVAALMAELGEEGNEQEARDALTAVNWDHTLAVRHFKIEQLCRLGVANRTKCEEALLKTGWSVQLAASILLEA